The Bos indicus isolate NIAB-ARS_2022 breed Sahiwal x Tharparkar chromosome X, NIAB-ARS_B.indTharparkar_mat_pri_1.0, whole genome shotgun sequence genome has a window encoding:
- the PRR32 gene encoding proline-rich protein 32 yields the protein MACIENVLGGHAPSPTAVAAAENGNREPRPSLPFQCPKDDAGSWGHPGVPLRPPFKVLSDLARERLERPSERTGSCIPVDGSRALKPPYGPPPAVAEEPLATGEVNSSEGPAGWRQSGQDSINNVSQEFSGSPPALMVGGTKVSNGGTERGGSNAGLYVALPRGQGFFPSRGPQVRGPTHISTLRSGIMMELPPGSTRMTGKERLARVSFPLGGPRHPVKNWPRPMPLASSTTGLGSRTTAHCFIPPRPPSFNPFLAMPMAFAPPPIFGPPLPSCFADFPSWGMPAPASSNRENN from the exons ATGGCTTGCATTGAAAATGT CCTTGGAGGGCACGCCCCTTCACCCACAGCAGTAGCTGCAGCTGAAAACGGGAACCGGGAGCCGAGGCCCAGCCTGCCCTTCCAGTGCCCGAAGGATGATGCAGGGTCCTGGGGCCACCCTGGAGTCCCGCTGAGACCGCCCTTCAAGGTGCTGAGCGATCTGGCAAGAGAGCGACTGGAGCGCCCCTCAGAGAGAACAGGATCTTGCATTCCTGTCGATGGCTCGAGAGCTCTCAAACCCCCGTATGGGCCACCACCTGCTGTTGCCGAAGAGCCCCTAGCAACAGGAGAAGTAAATAGCTCTGAGGGACCGGCAGGCTGGAGGCAGAGCGGGCAAGATTCTATTAACAACGTGTCCCAGGAATTCTCTGGCAGCCCTCCCGCACTGATGGTGGGGGGAACAAAGGTCAGCAATGGGGGCACTGAGAGAGGTGGCAGCAATGCAGGGTTATATGTGGCTTTGCCACGGGGTCAAGGATTCTTTCCATCCAGGGGCCCTCAAGTAAGAGGCCCTACACACATCTCGACCCTTAGATCGGGGATAATGATGGAGTTGCCTCCAGGAAGCACGAGAATGACGGGAAAGGAGAGGTTGGCTCGTGTTTCTTTCCCACTGGGAGGCCCGCGGCACCCTGTGAAGAACTGGCCAAGGCCTATGCCCTTGGCCTCCAGCACTACAGGTTTAGGTTCCCGCACTACTGCTCATTGCTTTATTCCTCCTCGACCTCCGAGTTTCAATCCGTTTCTGGCTATGCCTATGGCTTTTGCTCCTCCCCCAATATTTGGTCCTCCACTGCCTTCCTGTTTTGCCGATTTCCCTTCTTGGGGAATGCCTGCTCCTGCATCCTCAAACAGAGAGAACAACTga